The following proteins come from a genomic window of Anaerobutyricum hallii:
- the spo0A gene encoding sporulation transcription factor Spo0A, with protein MSNINVAIADDNERIRQNLQEIISKEKDMTLVGSASDGLDTLSMIRTSHPDVVLLDIIMPKMDGLKVLEEINKDESSLKKPAFIILTALGQEEVMEEAIGLGAEYVILKPFERTSLIKKIRQIKNGKLLSDQEKFIKLEEEHQDEKYRLEIIVTNVIHEIGVPAHIKGYQYLRDSIIMSVNDMDILNSITKQLYPTIAKMHNTTPSRVERAIRHAIEVAWNRGKMDTINELFGYSIQAGKGKPTNSEFIALIADKIRLEYKGKIKSSAVM; from the coding sequence ATGTCAAATATTAATGTAGCGATTGCGGATGATAATGAGCGAATTCGTCAGAATTTACAGGAGATTATTTCTAAAGAGAAGGATATGACACTCGTGGGGAGTGCCTCGGATGGTCTTGACACTTTGTCTATGATAAGGACAAGTCATCCGGATGTTGTACTGTTAGATATCATTATGCCTAAAATGGATGGGTTGAAAGTTCTTGAAGAAATAAACAAAGATGAAAGCAGCTTAAAAAAACCGGCATTTATTATTTTGACAGCATTAGGGCAGGAAGAAGTAATGGAAGAAGCAATAGGATTAGGCGCTGAGTATGTTATACTGAAACCTTTTGAACGGACTTCGTTAATTAAAAAAATACGTCAGATAAAAAACGGAAAACTCCTATCTGATCAGGAAAAGTTTATTAAGCTAGAAGAAGAACATCAGGATGAAAAATATCGTTTGGAAATTATTGTAACGAATGTTATTCATGAAATAGGGGTGCCGGCACATATTAAAGGGTATCAGTACTTAAGAGATTCTATCATTATGTCAGTAAATGATATGGACATATTAAATTCTATTACGAAACAGTTGTATCCAACAATCGCAAAAATGCATAATACGACACCATCAAGAGTAGAGAGGGCAATTCGTCATGCGATTGAAGTGGCATGGAATAGAGGGAAGATGGATACAATTAATGAATTATTTGGATATTCTATTCAGGCAGGAAAAGGAAAGCCAACAAATTCAGAATTTATTGCGTTAATTGCGGACAAAATTCGTTTGGAATATAAAGGGAAAATAAAAAGTTCTGCAGTCATGTGA
- the spo0A gene encoding sporulation transcription factor Spo0A: MKNEKKIKVLVADNSEFARNNLKKFLENNEKIQLLNIADNGKDAYRVIIDEVPDIVLIDVILPVMDGFTVIEKTNGNRSIKKKPIFIVISSMGNQSMVEYACKLGVHYYIMKPYNLDSVIHRIFQAMLVRRKAELQIKEKERRYAMQKYGMNQYTENTLENDVTHIIREIGIPAHIKGYQYIREAIMMTVNDINLLNYITKLLYPTIAKKYKTTSSSVERAIRHAIEVAWNKGQIDVLEDMFGYTISAGKGKPTNSEFIALIADKLRLEYRMNA; encoded by the coding sequence ATGAAAAACGAAAAAAAGATCAAAGTGCTAGTAGCAGATAATTCAGAATTTGCCCGAAATAATTTAAAAAAATTTTTAGAAAATAATGAAAAAATACAGTTGTTAAATATTGCAGATAACGGAAAAGATGCTTACCGAGTCATTATTGATGAAGTTCCGGATATTGTTCTTATTGATGTTATCTTACCAGTTATGGACGGATTTACTGTTATTGAAAAAACAAATGGAAACAGAAGTATTAAGAAAAAACCGATATTTATCGTCATTTCCTCTATGGGAAATCAATCAATGGTAGAATATGCCTGTAAATTAGGAGTACATTATTATATAATGAAGCCTTATAATTTAGACAGTGTGATACACCGTATTTTTCAGGCAATGCTTGTACGAAGAAAAGCAGAGCTGCAAATAAAGGAAAAAGAGAGAAGATATGCGATGCAGAAATATGGCATGAATCAATATACGGAAAATACATTGGAAAATGATGTGACACATATTATAAGAGAAATCGGTATACCGGCTCACATCAAAGGATACCAATATATAAGAGAAGCGATTATGATGACAGTAAATGATATCAATCTATTGAATTATATTACAAAGCTTCTCTATCCAACAATTGCTAAAAAGTATAAAACAACTTCAAGCAGCGTAGAGAGAGCAATCCGTCATGCAATCGAGGTAGCATGGAACAAGGGGCAGATTGATGTTCTTGAAGATATGTTTGGCTATACGATTAGTGCAGGAAAAGGAAAACCAACAAACTCGGAATTTATTGCACTTATCGCAGATAAACTACGATTAGAATATAGAATGAATGCATAA
- the glgA gene encoding glycogen synthase GlgA → MKKILFASAECDPFVKTGGLGAVVGSLPKQLNHKKYDVRVVLPGYHCIDKKWRDQMETVVTFPMYLGWRMQTVTVKTLSYEGIIYYFIENNFYFCGDSPYYDMWVDIEKFSYFSKAVLEMLSYLDFEPDIIHCHDWQSSLVPVFLKAFYCADPFYRNIKTVMTIHNLKFQGITEIDRLKDITGLPDDMFTYDKLEYNNSANLLKGGLVFADKITTVSKTYAEEIKQPEYGEGLDSVLQHRSDDLCGIVNGIDYDIYNPSTDEYIPCHYDDKTFDKGKKKNKASLQAKTGLPKKRTAFTLGIVSRLTEQKGFALFSYMMERLMKKPVQLYVLGDGEEEYRNMFLSYQEQYPDKVYVQLDYTDEMAKYIYAGCDAILMPSRFEPCGLCQLMSLRYGAVPIIRKTGGLKDTVSIYNPKSKTGTGFGFTDYNAEAFLDAILAALDVYKKNPEEWKNLTAKGMRKNYSWKASSRKYEKLYSDL, encoded by the coding sequence ATGAAGAAGATACTATTTGCCAGTGCAGAATGTGATCCGTTTGTAAAGACAGGAGGATTAGGTGCAGTAGTCGGCTCTCTGCCAAAGCAGTTAAATCATAAAAAATATGATGTAAGGGTTGTTTTACCGGGGTATCATTGTATTGATAAAAAGTGGCGTGATCAGATGGAAACGGTTGTGACTTTTCCTATGTATCTTGGCTGGAGAATGCAGACAGTGACCGTAAAAACATTAAGTTATGAAGGAATTATTTATTATTTCATTGAAAATAACTTTTATTTTTGCGGAGATTCCCCATATTATGACATGTGGGTAGATATAGAGAAGTTCAGTTATTTTTCTAAAGCAGTACTTGAGATGTTATCCTATCTTGATTTTGAACCGGATATTATTCATTGCCACGACTGGCAGTCTTCTTTAGTGCCGGTATTTTTAAAAGCATTTTATTGTGCCGACCCATTTTATCGTAATATTAAAACTGTGATGACAATACATAATTTAAAGTTTCAGGGAATTACGGAAATCGACCGTTTAAAAGATATAACCGGTCTTCCTGACGATATGTTTACTTACGACAAACTAGAATATAATAATTCGGCAAATCTTTTAAAAGGTGGACTTGTTTTTGCAGATAAGATCACAACAGTAAGTAAAACATATGCGGAGGAGATTAAACAGCCAGAATATGGAGAAGGATTAGATAGTGTGCTACAGCATAGAAGTGATGATCTTTGCGGAATTGTCAACGGAATTGATTATGATATCTATAATCCTTCTACAGATGAATACATTCCTTGCCATTATGATGATAAAACCTTTGATAAAGGAAAGAAAAAGAATAAAGCATCTCTTCAGGCAAAAACAGGTCTTCCAAAGAAGAGAACAGCATTTACATTAGGAATTGTTTCAAGATTGACTGAACAGAAAGGCTTTGCACTCTTTTCTTATATGATGGAACGTCTCATGAAGAAGCCGGTACAGCTTTACGTATTAGGCGATGGGGAAGAGGAATATCGAAATATGTTTCTTTCCTATCAGGAACAGTATCCGGATAAAGTATATGTACAATTAGACTATACCGATGAAATGGCAAAATACATCTATGCTGGCTGTGATGCGATATTAATGCCATCACGCTTTGAACCATGTGGACTTTGTCAGCTTATGTCCCTTCGTTACGGAGCAGTTCCGATCATAAGAAAGACAGGAGGTCTTAAAGATACCGTAAGCATCTATAATCCAAAGAGCAAAACAGGAACAGGTTTTGGATTTACAGATTATAATGCGGAAGCCTTTTTAGATGCAATTCTTGCAGCCTTAGATGTTTATAAAAAGAATCCAGAAGAATGGAAAAACCTTACTGCAAAAGGAATGAGGAAAAACTATTCATGGAAAGCATCTTCCAGAAAATACGAAAAATTATATTCTGATTTGTAG
- a CDS encoding Rqc2 family fibronectin-binding protein yields the protein MAFDGVVIANIVYDMNRLLTGGRIYKIYQPEADELLLVVKNNKETYRLLISAGASLPLIYFTTKTKANPMTAPNFCMLLRKYISNGRIIEITQPGMERIVEITIEHLNELGDTCRKKMVIEIMGKHSNIIFIDEKNMIIDSIKHISNQVSSVREVLPGKTYIAPPGKGKISLNDLSAEWMENTLLVKPVSVQKAVYGSISGISPVLANEICYRADIDGDSAVASLTPVQQSSLYGELVRLKNQIETHAFSPNIIYEGKAPKEFGAFTFSMFSDLTIEEYPSISEVLETFYAQKEVVTRIRQKSVDLRHIVQNALERTAKKYDLQLKQLKDTDKKEKYKIYGELLHTYGYEAAPHQKELKCINYYDGKEITIPLDPDLNAMENAKKYFDRYGKLKRTYEALSTLTKETFAELSHLESVSNALEIARDENDLAMIKEELIECGYMKRHGRNQKKRQGKSKPLHYISSDGFHMYVGKNNFQNDELSFKFANGKDMWFHAKKMAGSHVIVKLGTANELPDRTYEEAARLAAHYSKGKNAPKVEVDYTERRNLKKPPQAKPGYVIYHTNYSMLIDPDISSIKEISDL from the coding sequence ATGGCTTTTGATGGCGTTGTAATAGCCAATATTGTATATGACATGAACCGCCTGCTTACCGGCGGACGCATCTACAAAATCTATCAGCCGGAAGCGGACGAACTGCTTCTTGTTGTAAAAAATAATAAAGAAACCTATCGACTACTGATTTCTGCCGGAGCAAGTCTCCCACTTATCTATTTTACTACAAAGACAAAGGCGAATCCTATGACTGCCCCAAACTTCTGTATGCTGCTTCGAAAATATATCAGCAACGGAAGAATTATCGAAATCACACAGCCTGGTATGGAACGAATCGTTGAGATCACAATTGAACATTTAAATGAACTTGGTGATACGTGCCGTAAAAAAATGGTTATCGAAATCATGGGAAAACATAGTAATATTATTTTTATTGATGAAAAAAACATGATTATCGACAGTATCAAACATATTTCTAATCAGGTAAGTTCTGTAAGAGAAGTTCTGCCAGGAAAAACTTATATTGCCCCGCCGGGAAAGGGGAAGATTTCTCTTAATGACCTTTCTGCAGAGTGGATGGAAAATACACTGCTTGTCAAACCAGTTTCTGTGCAAAAAGCAGTCTATGGCAGTATTTCCGGTATCAGTCCGGTGCTCGCCAATGAAATCTGTTACCGCGCTGACATTGACGGAGATTCTGCTGTTGCTTCTCTTACCCCAGTGCAGCAAAGTTCCCTTTACGGTGAACTCGTCCGTCTGAAAAATCAGATAGAAACACACGCTTTTTCTCCAAATATTATTTACGAAGGAAAAGCTCCAAAGGAATTCGGTGCGTTTACATTTTCCATGTTCAGTGATTTAACTATAGAAGAATATCCTTCCATCTCTGAAGTATTAGAAACCTTTTACGCACAAAAAGAAGTCGTGACCCGTATCCGCCAAAAGTCCGTTGACTTACGCCATATCGTGCAAAATGCGTTAGAGCGTACTGCGAAAAAATATGACCTGCAGCTAAAACAGTTAAAAGATACAGACAAAAAAGAAAAATATAAAATATACGGAGAGCTTCTTCACACTTACGGCTACGAGGCAGCCCCTCATCAAAAAGAATTAAAATGTATCAACTATTATGATGGCAAAGAAATCACGATCCCACTTGACCCCGACTTAAATGCAATGGAAAATGCCAAAAAATATTTTGACCGCTACGGAAAGTTAAAACGTACTTATGAAGCATTAAGTACTCTTACAAAAGAAACCTTTGCCGAACTATCACATTTGGAATCTGTAAGTAATGCTTTAGAAATCGCCCGCGATGAAAATGACCTTGCTATGATCAAAGAAGAATTAATCGAGTGCGGTTACATGAAACGCCATGGCAGAAATCAAAAAAAACGTCAGGGCAAAAGTAAACCGCTTCACTATATTTCTTCTGACGGATTCCATATGTATGTCGGAAAAAATAACTTCCAGAACGACGAATTATCTTTTAAATTCGCTAACGGAAAAGATATGTGGTTTCATGCTAAGAAAATGGCAGGTTCCCACGTCATCGTAAAGCTCGGAACCGCAAATGAACTTCCTGACCGCACCTACGAAGAGGCCGCAAGACTTGCCGCTCACTACTCTAAAGGGAAAAATGCTCCGAAAGTTGAGGTTGATTACACCGAACGACGAAACTTAAAGAAACCGCCTCAGGCAAAACCAGGATACGTCATTTATCATACAAATTACTCTATGCTCATTGATCCGGATATCAGCAGTATCAAAGAAATTTCTGATTTGTAG
- a CDS encoding PH domain-containing protein: protein MGKAENGEIREVTANIWEDRKHHLWFPISFTKYTVGNGRLYVNSGFLSSREDECLLYRITDITLYRSLPQRIFGTGTIELHTKDRSTPVIRLENIAKSAQVKRVLSDLIEKEREDKKVVGRDMYGAVSHIDPVEFDGDGDMDDHNFN, encoded by the coding sequence ATGGGAAAAGCAGAAAATGGAGAGATCAGAGAAGTGACAGCAAATATCTGGGAGGACAGAAAGCATCATTTATGGTTCCCGATTAGTTTTACAAAATATACAGTGGGGAATGGAAGATTATATGTAAATAGCGGATTTCTTTCTTCAAGAGAAGATGAGTGTCTGTTATATCGTATTACAGATATTACATTATACCGCAGTCTTCCACAGCGTATTTTTGGAACAGGAACGATTGAGCTTCACACAAAAGACCGCTCCACGCCAGTTATCCGTCTGGAAAATATTGCGAAGTCTGCGCAGGTAAAGAGAGTGCTGAGTGATCTTATTGAGAAGGAAAGAGAAGATAAAAAGGTAGTCGGAAGAGATATGTATGGGGCGGTAAGTCACATCGATCCTGTTGAATTTGATGGAGATGGAGATATGGACGACCATAATTTCAATTAA
- the hisZ gene encoding ATP phosphoribosyltransferase regulatory subunit, which yields MKEKLLHTPEGVRDIYNSECKRKSAVEKRIHHILELYGYQDIETPTFEFFDIFNSDTGTVSSVEMFKFFDRNNNTLVLRPDMTPSIARSVAKYYSACEFPLRLSYRGNTFLNNRSYQGKLTEKTEMGAELINDDSPEADAEGIIMMIDCFLAAGLTDFRIDIGQAEFYKGIMDALEASEEVKEQIHEYIENKNALGMEILLSDLSMKDCYRNILLEYNDLYGDVTMLEKAKKLTINPRCQAAIARLEEVYEVLKLYGYEKYVSFDLGMVNHFDYYTGIIFRGYTYGTGDAIGKGGRYDNLLAQFGKEASASGFTILIDDVLSALSRQNISISLKEYAYSLLLYKSEDRQNAIPLVVKLRDAGVRTELVSMTEGKTLEEYLAFGKNQGAEGIIYLDGENVTVYDMASGEQETKTLKEFREEY from the coding sequence ATGAAAGAAAAACTGCTCCACACTCCAGAGGGAGTAAGAGATATTTATAACTCAGAATGTAAGAGAAAGTCAGCGGTGGAGAAGCGGATTCATCATATATTAGAGCTTTACGGCTATCAGGATATTGAGACACCAACATTTGAATTCTTTGATATATTTAACAGTGATACAGGAACCGTAAGTTCTGTAGAGATGTTTAAGTTTTTTGATAGAAATAATAATACATTAGTGCTTCGCCCGGATATGACGCCTTCTATTGCAAGAAGTGTGGCAAAGTATTATAGTGCCTGTGAATTTCCACTTCGTCTTTCTTATCGTGGGAATACATTTTTAAATAACAGAAGTTATCAAGGTAAGCTTACTGAGAAGACGGAGATGGGAGCGGAACTTATTAATGATGACAGTCCGGAAGCAGATGCAGAGGGAATTATCATGATGATTGACTGTTTCCTTGCAGCAGGTCTTACGGATTTTCGTATAGATATCGGGCAGGCAGAGTTTTATAAAGGAATTATGGATGCGTTAGAAGCTTCTGAGGAAGTTAAGGAGCAGATTCACGAATATATCGAGAATAAGAATGCTCTTGGAATGGAAATTCTTTTATCGGATTTATCTATGAAAGATTGTTATCGTAACATTCTGCTTGAGTATAATGATTTATATGGTGATGTTACCATGCTTGAAAAGGCAAAGAAGCTTACGATAAATCCTCGTTGTCAGGCGGCAATTGCCAGATTAGAGGAAGTTTATGAAGTGTTAAAGCTTTACGGATATGAGAAATATGTAAGTTTTGATCTTGGCATGGTGAATCATTTTGATTATTATACAGGAATTATTTTCCGAGGATATACTTATGGAACTGGAGATGCAATCGGAAAGGGTGGACGTTATGATAACCTTTTAGCGCAGTTTGGCAAGGAAGCAAGTGCCAGCGGATTTACCATTTTGATTGATGATGTACTATCTGCATTAAGCCGACAGAATATCAGCATTTCCTTAAAAGAATATGCCTATTCTTTACTTCTTTATAAATCAGAGGACAGACAGAATGCGATTCCGTTAGTTGTAAAGTTAAGAGATGCCGGAGTGAGGACGGAACTCGTTTCTATGACAGAAGGAAAGACTTTAGAAGAATATCTTGCTTTTGGAAAGAATCAGGGAGCAGAAGGAATTATCTATTTAGATGGGGAGAATGTCACTGTTTATGATATGGCTTCCGGAGAGCAGGAGACAAAGACATTAAAGGAATTCAGGGAGGAATATTAA
- the hisG gene encoding ATP phosphoribosyltransferase, whose translation MRYLTFALAKGRLANKTMDMFEKLGITCDSIRDKETRKLIFVNEDLKLKFFLAKASDVPTYVEYGAADIGIVGEDTILEEGRNLYEVMDLGFGKCKMCVCGPESAREKLQHGELIRVASKYPSIAKDYFYNKKFQTVEIIKLNGSVELAPIVGLSEVIVDIVETGSTLKANGLTVLEEICDLSARMVVNQVSLKMEQERIRKLIYDLRKLKQQ comes from the coding sequence ATGCGCTATTTAACATTTGCTCTGGCAAAGGGAAGACTTGCTAATAAAACAATGGATATGTTTGAAAAACTTGGTATTACCTGTGATTCCATTCGTGATAAAGAGACAAGAAAGCTTATTTTTGTCAATGAAGATTTAAAGCTTAAGTTTTTCTTAGCGAAGGCTTCTGACGTTCCTACTTATGTAGAGTACGGTGCAGCGGATATCGGTATCGTAGGGGAAGATACGATTCTTGAAGAAGGAAGAAACCTTTACGAAGTAATGGATTTGGGCTTTGGAAAGTGTAAGATGTGTGTCTGTGGACCGGAAAGTGCAAGGGAAAAGTTGCAGCATGGAGAGCTTATTCGTGTAGCTTCTAAGTATCCAAGCATTGCCAAAGATTATTTTTATAATAAAAAGTTCCAGACCGTAGAGATTATCAAGTTGAATGGTTCCGTTGAGTTAGCTCCGATTGTTGGACTTTCTGAGGTCATTGTCGATATCGTGGAGACTGGCTCTACATTAAAGGCAAACGGGCTTACAGTCCTAGAGGAAATTTGTGATCTTTCTGCCCGTATGGTAGTAAATCAGGTAAGTCTTAAGATGGAACAGGAGAGAATTCGTAAACTGATTTATGACCTGCGTAAACTGAAGCAGCAATAG
- the hisD gene encoding histidinol dehydrogenase, whose product MRVLKVNKENTKNILSDLLKRSPNNYDQYAGTVQGILDEIKEKGDEALFAYTEKFDKCKLTKDTIQVTEEEIKAAYEKVDDSLVEVIRKSLVNIREYHEKQKRNSWFDAKPDGTILGQKMTALASVGVYVPGGKAAYPSSVLMNIVPAKVAGVEKIVMVTPPNKDGEVTPATLVAANEAGATHIYKVGGAQAIGALAYGTESIEKVDKIVGPGNIYVALAKKAVYGHVSIDSIAGPSEILVLADDTANPHYVAADLLSQAEHDELASAILVTTSKTLGEKVQEEIEGYLKKLSRAEIIEKSLENFGYILEAETLDEALEVVNAIASEHLEIVTANPFEVMTKVRNAGAIFIGEYSSEPLGDYFAGPNHVLPTNGTAKFFSPLNVDDFVKKSSIIYYSKDALKAIHNDIETFAKAEGLTAHANSIAVRFEEEE is encoded by the coding sequence ATGAGAGTTTTAAAGGTAAATAAAGAAAATACAAAAAATATTTTAAGTGATTTATTAAAGAGAAGCCCAAATAACTATGACCAGTATGCCGGAACAGTACAGGGTATTTTAGACGAGATTAAGGAAAAGGGAGATGAAGCCCTTTTTGCTTACACAGAAAAGTTTGATAAATGTAAGCTGACAAAAGATACAATTCAGGTAACAGAGGAAGAAATCAAGGCAGCATATGAAAAAGTAGATGATTCTTTAGTAGAAGTTATCCGTAAATCTCTTGTAAATATTCGTGAGTATCATGAAAAACAAAAGAGAAATAGTTGGTTTGATGCCAAACCGGATGGTACGATTCTTGGTCAGAAGATGACTGCTTTAGCTTCTGTTGGTGTGTATGTACCGGGTGGAAAGGCAGCATATCCGTCTTCTGTACTTATGAATATTGTACCGGCAAAGGTAGCTGGAGTAGAAAAAATCGTGATGGTTACTCCTCCAAATAAAGATGGGGAAGTAACACCGGCAACATTAGTAGCAGCAAATGAAGCAGGTGCTACTCATATTTATAAAGTCGGTGGAGCGCAGGCAATCGGTGCATTAGCTTATGGAACAGAATCAATTGAAAAAGTTGATAAGATTGTAGGTCCTGGAAACATCTATGTTGCTCTTGCAAAAAAAGCAGTATATGGACATGTAAGTATTGATTCTATCGCAGGACCAAGCGAGATTCTTGTTCTTGCCGATGATACAGCCAATCCGCACTATGTTGCAGCAGATTTACTTTCACAGGCAGAACATGATGAACTTGCCAGTGCGATTTTAGTAACAACAAGTAAAACACTTGGTGAGAAAGTGCAGGAAGAGATTGAAGGCTACTTAAAGAAGTTATCAAGAGCAGAGATTATTGAAAAATCTCTTGAAAACTTTGGCTATATTTTAGAGGCAGAGACATTAGATGAAGCGTTAGAAGTAGTGAATGCGATTGCTTCCGAGCATCTTGAAATCGTGACAGCGAATCCATTTGAAGTAATGACAAAGGTAAGAAATGCCGGAGCTATCTTTATCGGAGAGTACAGTTCTGAACCACTTGGAGATTATTTTGCAGGACCAAACCATGTTCTTCCTACAAATGGAACCGCAAAGTTCTTCTCTCCGTTAAATGTAGATGATTTCGTAAAGAAATCAAGTATTATTTATTATTCAAAAGATGCTTTGAAAGCGATTCATAATGACATTGAAACATTTGCAAAAGCGGAAGGATTGACAGCGCATGCAAATTCTATTGCTGTTCGTTTTGAAGAGGAGGAGTAG
- the hisB gene encoding imidazoleglycerol-phosphate dehydratase HisB, whose amino-acid sequence MPERKARVERNTSETKIVVELNLDGSGKYDIDTGIGFFDHMLNSFARHGFFDLTCKVDGDLEVDCHHTIEDTGIVLGQAIREAVGDKKGIRRFGNFLLPMDETLVLGAVDLSGRPYCVCDLPFTVEKVGGFDTEMVQEFFYAVSYSAAMNLHLKLIHGSNNHHIMEAAFKAFAKALDEASSYDPRITDVLSTKGAL is encoded by the coding sequence ATGCCAGAAAGAAAAGCGCGTGTTGAGAGAAATACCAGTGAGACAAAGATTGTAGTTGAGCTGAATTTAGATGGCAGTGGAAAGTATGATATTGATACAGGAATCGGTTTTTTTGATCATATGTTAAATAGTTTTGCACGTCATGGCTTTTTTGATCTGACCTGCAAAGTAGATGGAGATTTAGAAGTCGATTGTCACCATACGATTGAAGATACAGGTATTGTACTTGGACAGGCGATTCGCGAAGCAGTAGGAGATAAAAAAGGAATTCGACGTTTTGGAAACTTCCTGCTTCCAATGGACGAGACGCTTGTACTTGGTGCGGTAGATTTATCCGGAAGACCATATTGCGTGTGTGATTTGCCATTTACCGTAGAAAAAGTCGGTGGGTTTGATACAGAAATGGTACAGGAATTTTTCTATGCAGTTTCTTACAGTGCAGCAATGAATCTGCATTTAAAATTAATACATGGAAGTAACAATCATCATATTATGGAAGCAGCGTTTAAAGCATTTGCAAAAGCTTTAGATGAAGCTTCTTCCTATGATCCAAGAATTACAGATGTACTTTCTACGAAAGGAGCACTATAA
- the hisI gene encoding phosphoribosyl-AMP cyclohydrolase, giving the protein MKSTISFDKFKLNSDGMIPVITQDYKTNEVLMLAYMTKESFEKTLETGKMTYFSRSRQELWTKGDTSGHYQYVKSLDIDCDKDTILAKVEQIGAACHTGNRTCFFTRLAQEE; this is encoded by the coding sequence ATGAAAAGCACTATTTCTTTTGACAAATTCAAATTAAACAGTGATGGAATGATTCCGGTTATTACACAGGATTATAAGACAAATGAAGTATTGATGCTTGCCTATATGACAAAAGAATCCTTTGAAAAAACGTTGGAAACAGGGAAAATGACTTATTTTAGCCGTAGCCGTCAGGAACTATGGACGAAGGGAGATACTTCCGGACATTATCAGTATGTGAAGTCTTTAGATATTGACTGTGATAAAGATACGATTTTGGCAAAAGTAGAGCAGATTGGAGCTGCTTGTCATACAGGAAACCGTACCTGTTTCTTTACAAGACTTGCGCAAGAGGAGTAA
- the larE gene encoding ATP-dependent sacrificial sulfur transferase LarE, whose translation MSDLEVKYQRLLDYLKELGSVAVAFSGGVDSTFLLAVAKEALGDNVIALTAKSCLFPERESKEAQQFCKSLGVEQIVLDLGDTELHHFKDNPPNRCYICKKGLFEKFLQKAEEYQMAYVVEGSNMDDLGDYRPGMQAITELGIKSPLRAAGLTKAEIRELSHQMNLPTWSKPSFACLASRFVYGETITSEKLLMVEHAEELLREKGFHQFRVRIHGTIARIELLPEDISRILDEKLRKEIVDKLKRYGFTYVSLDLEGYRTGSMNEVLA comes from the coding sequence ATGAGCGATTTAGAAGTAAAATATCAAAGATTACTGGATTATTTAAAAGAACTTGGATCGGTAGCAGTCGCTTTTTCCGGAGGAGTAGATTCTACCTTTCTTTTAGCAGTGGCGAAAGAAGCATTAGGAGATAATGTGATTGCGTTAACTGCAAAGTCCTGTCTTTTTCCGGAAAGAGAATCAAAAGAAGCACAACAATTTTGTAAAAGTCTTGGTGTGGAACAGATTGTTCTTGATTTAGGAGACACCGAACTGCATCATTTTAAAGATAACCCGCCAAATCGCTGTTATATTTGTAAAAAAGGTCTGTTTGAAAAGTTTTTACAAAAAGCAGAAGAATATCAGATGGCATATGTTGTAGAAGGTTCGAATATGGATGATTTAGGGGATTATCGACCGGGAATGCAGGCAATCACAGAGCTTGGAATAAAAAGTCCGCTTCGGGCAGCCGGGCTTACCAAAGCAGAAATCAGAGAACTATCCCACCAGATGAATCTTCCCACATGGAGTAAACCATCTTTTGCCTGCCTGGCTTCTCGGTTTGTTTATGGAGAGACAATAACATCAGAGAAGCTTCTTATGGTAGAACATGCAGAAGAGCTTCTTCGGGAAAAAGGATTTCATCAATTTCGTGTTCGGATTCATGGTACAATCGCAAGAATTGAACTATTGCCGGAGGATATTTCAAGAATTCTTGACGAAAAACTTCGAAAAGAAATCGTAGATAAACTCAAACGATACGGATTTACCTACGTTTCCCTGGACCTGGAAGGTTACCGAACAGGAAGCATGAATGAGGTGTTGGCGTAG
- a CDS encoding vanadium nitrogenase, with product MSAVLSAFVQYIITFILLVAAAAGGIFCGKKLRTKKNMESNTAGTENTSGK from the coding sequence ATGTCGGCTGTATTAAGTGCATTTGTTCAATATATTATAACGTTTATTTTGCTGGTAGCAGCCGCGGCCGGAGGTATTTTTTGTGGAAAGAAGTTAAGAACGAAGAAGAACATGGAAAGCAATACGGCTGGTACTGAAAATACATCAGGTAAATAA